The genomic window AAAATGTAGTTCCACGCAGAATGGAATCCGATACAGACCAGAAGGCTTCCTGTCCGCCAGCGAATGAGCGCTAGAAGCATCCCGATTAGGAAAAGCATGCCCGCGTAGACGGGGGGATGGAGCACTTCTAGGTGGACGGCGGCAAACACAGCAGAGGAAAGCGGTACCATTAGAAAGGGTACCCATTTGCCCGAAAAGGCTCCCAGATAGAGGCCACGGTAATGGAGCTCCTCATAAGCAGCCGAGATAGGCACGAAAATCAGGTAAGCTGCCGCCGGAAAAAGCCCGTAGCCAGATCTCCGCAGGTTCTCCATGTTTAAACTGATGTGCACTTGGCCTGCAAACACGGCACAGGCAAGGGATATGGCGGTCACAAGAGCGCCATACCGGACACCCCGCAGGAATTCATTCATAAACCTCTGCTTATCACAGAACACAATGCCTAAATCTGTCACAGGCTTACGGATAATGAACTTCCAGCTCAGAAATATGGCCAGGAACATGATTGGAAAGAGGTCTGGGTATTTTAATCCCGCATGGAGCCACCGGAAATAGGCGAAGTAGACCGCGTGGACAAATGCGATAGCAAAAGCTGGAGGGAGTAACCGGCGAAGAATGTCAATGAGACAGTTCATGCTGCCAATAAAATAAATCCGGACTCGTAGCGCAGACGTAGCTGGGTCCCGGGATACCTGGTCTCGGTCTCGTTAAGTGCCTCGCACAGGTGCGCCACGGCAGCATTGCTTCGCGGATTGGCCAGTCCATTA from Elusimicrobiota bacterium includes these protein-coding regions:
- a CDS encoding CPBP family intramembrane metalloprotease, whose product is MNCLIDILRRLLPPAFAIAFVHAVYFAYFRWLHAGLKYPDLFPIMFLAIFLSWKFIIRKPVTDLGIVFCDKQRFMNEFLRGVRYGALVTAISLACAVFAGQVHISLNMENLRRSGYGLFPAAAYLIFVPISAAYEELHYRGLYLGAFSGKWVPFLMVPLSSAVFAAVHLEVLHPPVYAGMLFLIGMLLALIRWRTGSLLVCIGFHSAWNYILVCLAPFFNETTERYLEFVPITCYILGLVLLWEVVFLARTGFVPSILATGQEP